The Capsicum annuum cultivar Jeju mitochondrion, complete genome genome has a window encoding:
- the orf169 gene encoding hypothetical protein: MLPSLPKTRLKLVRSSGQSSVDTGLGLTFLLNVRMNMHSFLYSMVEYGRLITNPIGNLNSRDQTSKDNIVKSERKKNAIIEGSACKLEGLGNSFSSIMKVRVDRRRPYLLDDPSKSLSYWMDPPNCSYLRSSSRRVRPTVLIGFHLSFPQQSKSTSHCSEVIGLISFSY; this comes from the coding sequence ATGCTTCCTAGCCTACCGAAAACTCGGTTGAAGCTAGTTAGGTCCTCCGGTCAGTCAAGTGTTGACACCGGATTAGGTTTGACCTTCCTTCTCAATGTCCGGATGAACATGCATTCTTTTCTCTACAGTATGGTAGAGTATGGTAGACTTATAACCAATCCAATCGGAAACCTTAATTCGAGAGATCAAACTAGCAAGGATAATATCGTAAAGTCGGAGAGGAAGAAGAATGCCATCATAGAGGGATCAGCGTGTAAACTTGAAGGGCTAGGGAACTCCTTTAGCTCAATAATGAAAGTTAGGGTCGATCGGAGGAGGCCTTACCTCTTAGATGACCCAAGCAAGTCATTAAGCTATTGGATGGATCCTCCTAACTGTAGTTACTTAAGGTCGAGTAGTAGACGGGTGAGGCCCACAGTTCTAATAGGTTTTCACTTGAGCTTTCCGCAGCAAAGCAAGTCTACAAGCCACTGCAGTGAGGTTATAGGTCTGATTTCTTTCTCGTATTGA
- the orf115b gene encoding hypothetical protein, with protein MGRGSRGTYGRPFGCLGDTNKEKTMVFNIPLNKKPILTKGGNRIIYLLFSFPLIPPDNQAALPSNKWLRVSKQPWPLGRRFAVPLLSGPAAVRHLNSKLRSDPIGSGPIRPNPGT; from the coding sequence ATGGGCCGGGGCTCCCGAGGTACATATGGCCGGCCCTTCGGGTGTCTCGGTGATACAAACAAAGAAAAGACGATGGTTTTTAACATACCCTTGAACAAAAAGCCAATCCTTACCAAAGGAGGAAATAGAATAATCTACCTTCTTTTTTCCTTCCCGTTGATTCCCCCCGACAATCAAGCTGCACTTCCTTCTAACAAGTGGCTGAGAGTTAGCAAGCAACCTTGGCCTCTTGGCAGGAGGTTCGCTGTCCCCCTCCTTTCCGGTCCGGCCGCAGTACGGCACCTGAACTCGAAGCTACGATCAGATCCGATTGGATCTGGTCCTATCCGACCCAACCCCGGAACTTAG
- the ccmFc gene encoding cytochrome c maturation protein CcmFc: MVQLHNFFFFITSMVVPRGTAAPVLLKWFVSRDVPTGALFSNGTIIPIPIPSFPLLVYLHSRKFIRSADGAKSGVLVRASRPILLPDIIGRSSSETRARNALFRFVPVLHFLLLESKGDFSYLESFCGVLRLLFFRTFFFLPRDRSAKPERARRRKGQTLRPNGNEQRRNEKMRCLGHPHLERRVEGFGPVAFPVPPSSGGACVEGAPPEIGLEALTLPTSRELMAVGHDYYQKAPMKMNISHGGVCIFMLGVLLSNTKKIEFTQRLPLGSELHMGKERCCLRGLDHLHGPTFHSICGNLMIYKPSLTSDRLMFEHDESLRADLLPIHFPASYENGKLEHFIHRWMKNREHNNFWLTMFPEKRYFRERTSTTEVAIHTNLFTDLYASIGTGSSRTGGWYTTIIKLPFIFFIRIGFMLASLGGSRSLLRQLQKDKLRWN, translated from the exons ATGGTCCAACTACATAACTTTTTCTTTTTCATTACTTCCATGGTCGTGCCTCGTGGCACGGCAGCACCCGTACTATTGAAATGGTTCGTCAGTAGAGATGTTCCCACAGGTGCCCTTTTTTCCAATGGTACTATAATTCCTATTCCTATCCCTTCATTCCCTCTTTTGGTCTATCTACATTCCAGGAAATTCATACGCTCCGCGGACGGAGCAAAAAGTGGAGTCTTGGTCAGAGCAAGCCGCCCTATTCTATTACCAGACATAATTGGGAGAAGCTCATCCGAAACTAGAGCTAGAAACGCTTTATTTCGTTTCGTTCCCGTTCTTCATTTCCTTCTTCTCGAATCCAAGGGGGACTTCTCATATTTAGAATCTTTCTGCGGTGTGCTCCGTTTACTATTCTTTCGTACTTTCTTCTTTTTACCACGCGATAGGTCAGCGAAGCCTGAGCGGGCGCGGAGAAGGAAAGGCCAAACACTTCGGCCTAACGGGAATGAGCAACGACGAAATGAGAAGATGAGGTGCCTCGGGCACCCCCATTTAGAAAGAAGGGTCGAAGGTTTTGGGCCTGTAGCTTTCCCCGTCCCCCCTTCGTCGGGCGGTGCTTGTGTGGAGGGTGCGCCACCTGAAATCGGGCTTGAAGCTCTCACCTTACCAACAAGCCGAGAGCTGATGGCTGTTGGTCACGACTACTATCAAAAAGCTCCTATGAAGATGAATATTTCACATGGAGGAGTGTGCATCTTTATGTTGGGTGTTCTTCTGTC TAACACAAAAAAGATAGAGTTCACTCAACGATTGCCTTTGGGTTCCGAACTCCATATGGGGAAGGAGCGTTGTTGTTTGCGAGGTCTTGATCATTTACATGGACCCACTTTTCATTCCATTTGTGGGAATTTGATGATCTATAAACCGTCCCTAACGAGCGATCGGCTCATGTTTGAGCATGATGAATCACTTCGTGCCGACCTGTTGCCAATCCACTTTCCGGCCTCATATGAGAATGGAAAACTGGAGCATTTTATCCATCGGTGGATGAAGAATCGCGAACATAATAATTTCTGGTTGACCATGTTCCCAGAAAAAAGATACTTTCGAGAAAGGACGAGCACGACTGAAGTGGCTATACATACAAATCTATTTACGGATCTATATGCTTCGATTGGAACTGGAAGTTCCAGAACAGGTGGCTGGTATACCACAATAATAAAACTTCCTTTTATTTTTTTTATTCGGATCGGATTTATGTTGGCTTCGTTGGGAGGCTCGCGTAGTTTGTTACGTCAGCTCCAAAAGGATAAGTTGCGTTGGAATTGA
- the orf104d gene encoding hypothetical protein, whose protein sequence is MSPRCYKALGLTFSSALYESTYGMRQDMTLYAMALRERHRRIPLLGRPSSSGSLTFHVCAFDHILCPLEGSCSILFHWIQGFRSLTARSQWNWEKRKKWSEELR, encoded by the coding sequence ATGAGCCCGAGATGTTATAAAGCTTTGGGTTTGACTTTTTCGTCTGCTTTGTATGAGTCGACGTATGGAATGCGCCAAGACATGACTTTGTATGCCATGGCACTGAGAGAAAGACACAGGAGAATTCCTCTTTTAGGAAGACCTAGTAGCTCAGGATCTCTGACGTTTCATGTCTGTGCCTTTGATCACATACTTTGTCCGCTCGAAGGCTCATGCTCGATCCTCTTTCATTGGATACAGGGATTTCGTTCGCTCACGGCTCGTTCGCAATGGAACTGGGAAAAGAGAAAGAAATGGAGTGAAGAGCTTCGTTGA